A region from the Flavobacteriales bacterium genome encodes:
- a CDS encoding GNAT family N-acetyltransferase, translating into MISLTAITDPIKLDEYHQFRHRIYSDSRQKCFLGSRTGFDKDAYDDRAMHYGWYVNGSLSGCIRFIEPNESAHPVPMVALAPDTLVLTAVNRYITERRSRNERMVEASRFCLSPEHRGSRTAREFVLAMLRAVHPFGIEHGLFDCDEKHAPFYRALGFDLLAGAERWQVPFLDYPSVALHYDFRRMIASHPSLLAGQRVPQQVSQDGGKKAA; encoded by the coding sequence ATGATCAGTCTCACCGCCATCACCGATCCGATAAAGCTGGATGAGTATCATCAGTTCCGGCACCGTATCTACAGCGATAGTAGGCAGAAGTGCTTTCTTGGAAGTCGGACAGGGTTCGACAAGGATGCGTACGACGATAGGGCCATGCACTATGGATGGTACGTGAACGGTTCACTTTCCGGTTGCATCCGGTTCATTGAGCCGAATGAAAGCGCACACCCCGTTCCGATGGTGGCGCTCGCACCGGACACGCTGGTCCTCACGGCGGTGAACCGCTATATCACCGAGCGCCGAAGTAGGAACGAGCGTATGGTGGAGGCGAGCCGTTTCTGTTTATCTCCTGAGCATCGGGGATCGCGCACAGCGCGAGAATTCGTGCTCGCCATGTTGCGGGCGGTACACCCGTTCGGCATCGAACACGGTCTGTTCGATTGCGATGAGAAACATGCCCCGTTCTATCGCGCTCTAGGGTTCGATCTGCTCGCAGGTGCTGAGCGCTGGCAAGTGCCTTTTCTCGATTACCCTTCCGTGGCGCTTCACTACGACTTCCGTAGGATGATCGCCAGCCATCCTTCGCTGCTAGCCGGTCAACGTGTTCCTCAACAAGTGTCTCAGGATGGGGGCAAAAAGGCGGCGTAA
- a CDS encoding 5'-nucleotidase C-terminal domain-containing protein: MSDIQHPEGCTCGAHDETVNAVSRRQMLRSLGALGAGLTLGPTLAMGAMGDPQRREELTGSRAVAQGKAQKFTILHTSDIHAQLHTHDEFFLEGGKPVYKKRGGYGVLKTMIDTLRNENPANTIVIDGGDCFQGGGVAAMSEGRAIVPLMNAVGYDLILPGNWEVVYGKEMMLRDLGGYRAAKICANMYHEKNAAYCGDMVDPNADLAGEMIFQPYWTRNIAGIKIGFIGYNDPLTPKRQSPAYSCGIKFTKPELNVAKYIRILRDYEQCAMVFLVTHMGLAQQVDLANKPEVEGADLILGADTHERVRKPIDGKYSKVTEPGAFGSFVARLDVVVEDGKVKDSHYELLDVDPEKYPADRGMLQLVDEASTPYKEQLSKVVGSTKNTLVRYYVIENPMDNLITDAIMWKLKPDVAISNGFRFCPPIVADGKTPVPITNDHLWSMIPVDSEAKYGEATGQQLWDWLEKELHNVFAKDPAKRFGGWVVRFKGMTANFTMHNDLGKRVNWIKIGKKPIDLQKSYLIAACEREGDPDDTLCRLEKVKNPRRANATMHNILREYFGAFSPVAPKVEGRITATDAPQTLLSQLEGYDYEFR; this comes from the coding sequence ATGAGCGACATCCAACACCCCGAAGGCTGCACATGCGGCGCGCACGACGAAACAGTGAACGCCGTGAGCCGACGGCAGATGCTCCGCTCGCTGGGCGCACTGGGAGCGGGTTTGACGCTGGGGCCGACGCTCGCCATGGGTGCGATGGGCGACCCGCAACGCCGCGAGGAACTCACCGGAAGCCGTGCCGTTGCGCAAGGCAAAGCGCAGAAGTTCACCATCCTGCACACGAGCGACATCCACGCGCAATTGCACACGCACGACGAGTTCTTCCTGGAAGGCGGCAAGCCTGTGTACAAGAAACGCGGCGGATACGGCGTGCTGAAGACAATGATCGACACGCTGCGGAACGAGAATCCGGCGAACACCATCGTGATCGACGGCGGCGACTGTTTCCAGGGTGGCGGCGTGGCGGCCATGAGCGAAGGCCGCGCGATCGTACCGCTGATGAACGCGGTGGGCTATGACCTGATCCTGCCCGGCAACTGGGAAGTGGTGTACGGAAAGGAGATGATGCTGAGGGACCTCGGCGGATACCGCGCGGCGAAGATCTGCGCGAACATGTACCACGAGAAGAACGCAGCGTACTGCGGCGACATGGTGGATCCCAATGCCGACCTGGCGGGCGAGATGATCTTCCAGCCCTACTGGACGCGCAACATCGCTGGCATCAAGATCGGCTTCATCGGCTACAACGATCCGCTCACGCCCAAGCGCCAGTCACCGGCGTACAGTTGCGGCATCAAATTCACCAAGCCGGAGCTGAACGTGGCGAAATACATCCGCATCCTGCGCGACTACGAGCAGTGCGCGATGGTGTTCCTCGTCACGCACATGGGCCTCGCACAACAAGTTGATCTGGCGAACAAGCCCGAGGTGGAAGGTGCGGACCTGATCCTCGGGGCCGACACGCACGAGCGCGTGCGCAAGCCCATCGATGGCAAGTACAGCAAGGTGACGGAACCGGGAGCCTTCGGTTCGTTCGTTGCACGTTTGGACGTAGTGGTGGAAGATGGCAAGGTGAAAGACAGCCACTACGAACTGCTCGACGTGGACCCGGAGAAATACCCGGCCGACCGGGGCATGCTGCAACTCGTGGACGAAGCGAGCACGCCCTACAAGGAGCAGCTCAGCAAAGTGGTGGGCAGCACGAAGAACACGCTGGTGCGCTACTATGTCATCGAGAACCCGATGGACAACCTGATCACGGACGCCATCATGTGGAAACTGAAGCCCGACGTGGCCATCAGCAACGGCTTCCGGTTCTGCCCGCCGATCGTGGCCGATGGCAAGACACCAGTACCCATCACCAACGACCACCTCTGGAGCATGATACCGGTGGACAGCGAAGCCAAGTACGGCGAGGCCACCGGTCAGCAGTTGTGGGATTGGCTGGAGAAAGAGCTGCACAACGTCTTCGCGAAAGATCCCGCGAAACGCTTCGGCGGCTGGGTGGTGCGCTTCAAAGGCATGACGGCCAACTTCACCATGCACAACGATCTGGGCAAGCGCGTGAACTGGATCAAGATCGGCAAGAAGCCCATCGACCTGCAGAAGTCCTACCTGATCGCCGCGTGCGAGCGCGAAGGGGATCCCGATGATACCCTATGTCGCCTGGAGAAGGTGAAGAACCCGCGCCGCGCGAACGCCACGATGCACAACATCCTTCGCGAATACTTCGGTGCATTCTCACCTGTTGCTCCGAAAGTCGAAGGGCGCATCACCGCAACCGATGCACCGCAAACGTTGCTGAGCCAGCTGGAAGGGTATGACTACGAGTTCCGGTGA
- a CDS encoding sigma-70 family RNA polymerase sigma factor → MTDTEIIAGFLSPDTRAQDKAIAFFSNRIKGPIIDHVRANSGTRLEAVDLVQEVIVALYQLIKKSGFTLNPGTKLSTLAWSIGRNLWLKVLRERRKTAGDNIEEGMRNEPAETRTALDLMADTERLDAAWRAFEMLDEKCRTLLRMEMAEHSTLEIATALAYDDQGSVRVKKFKCMNRWKELYRATMNDTPNGHE, encoded by the coding sequence ATGACCGATACGGAGATCATCGCAGGCTTCCTGAGTCCGGACACCCGGGCGCAGGACAAGGCCATCGCGTTCTTCTCGAACAGGATCAAAGGGCCGATCATCGACCATGTGCGCGCGAACAGCGGAACCCGGCTGGAGGCCGTTGACCTGGTACAGGAAGTGATCGTAGCGCTATACCAATTGATCAAGAAATCCGGTTTCACACTGAACCCCGGCACCAAGCTGAGCACCCTGGCCTGGAGCATCGGGCGCAACCTGTGGCTTAAGGTGCTCCGTGAGCGGAGAAAGACCGCCGGCGATAACATCGAGGAGGGTATGCGGAATGAACCCGCGGAAACACGTACCGCCTTGGACCTGATGGCCGATACCGAACGCCTCGATGCCGCCTGGCGTGCGTTCGAGATGCTGGACGAGAAGTGCAGGACCCTGCTGCGCATGGAGATGGCCGAGCACAGCACCCTGGAGATCGCCACGGCGCTGGCCTATGACGACCAAGGCTCGGTGCGCGTAAAGAAGTTCAAGTGCATGAACCGATGGAAGGAGTTGTACCGGGCCACCATGAACGATACGCCCAACGGACATGAGTGA
- a CDS encoding STAS domain-containing protein, translating to MRPDLVPKLFTVLRQGYGRDQLRRDVLAGIVVGIVALPLSIAFAIASGVSPEKGLITAIVAGFFTSAFGGSRVQIGGPTGAFIVIVYSIVQAHGVEGLTIATLMAGVLLVIMGLLRFGALLRYFPHTLIVGFTSGIAVIIFSSQMNDLLGLRLTNVPADFFSKWALFASHARDIQPLSVLIAVGTIAVTVLMTRVSKVVPGPLVAIVLASVPVAVWDLPVETIGSRFGGIPNTIPTPHFASVDFATFKELLRPALAIALLGGIESLLSAVVADGSIGGKHRSNMELVAQGGANMLSALFGGIPATGAIARTATNIKNGGRTPVAGMVHAGVLLLIMLVAGRWAALIPMSCLAGILVVVAWNMAEVRSFRAVFKTSRHDMAVLLVTFFLTVVVDLVVAIEIGLVLAAFLFMKRMSDSTRLKELSTADASGEKLFESEFGKVPPHVVVYGIDGPLFFGAAQTFTETIGKIGDQHRVLILRMRNVPFIDATGLHRLEEIIHTMERRNVRVLLTDVVEEVENSLREAGVLKEGMLFADMRSALDAAHRNS from the coding sequence ATGCGACCGGATCTTGTTCCCAAGCTGTTCACCGTGCTCCGTCAGGGCTACGGCCGGGATCAACTGCGCCGGGATGTATTGGCCGGTATCGTGGTCGGCATCGTGGCCTTACCGCTTTCCATCGCGTTCGCCATCGCTTCGGGCGTATCCCCGGAAAAGGGGCTGATCACAGCGATCGTCGCAGGGTTCTTCACCAGTGCGTTCGGGGGAAGTCGCGTGCAGATCGGTGGGCCTACCGGCGCCTTCATCGTGATCGTGTACAGCATCGTGCAGGCCCATGGCGTGGAAGGTCTCACCATCGCCACGTTGATGGCCGGTGTGCTGCTGGTGATCATGGGACTGCTACGCTTCGGAGCCTTGTTGCGGTACTTCCCGCATACGCTCATCGTTGGTTTCACCTCCGGTATCGCGGTGATCATCTTTTCCTCACAGATGAACGATCTGCTCGGACTGCGGCTCACGAACGTGCCTGCGGACTTCTTCAGCAAGTGGGCGCTGTTCGCTTCACATGCCCGCGACATCCAACCCCTGTCCGTGCTCATCGCTGTCGGCACGATAGCCGTAACGGTCCTCATGACGCGTGTTTCCAAAGTCGTTCCTGGTCCGCTCGTGGCGATCGTGCTGGCATCGGTGCCCGTAGCTGTTTGGGACTTGCCCGTGGAAACGATCGGCTCGCGTTTCGGTGGTATTCCGAACACGATCCCAACTCCGCACTTCGCATCCGTGGACTTTGCCACGTTCAAGGAACTGCTCCGCCCCGCGTTGGCGATCGCGCTGTTGGGCGGCATCGAATCGCTGTTGAGCGCCGTAGTGGCCGATGGCTCCATCGGGGGCAAGCACCGCAGCAACATGGAGCTGGTGGCGCAAGGCGGAGCGAACATGCTGTCCGCACTCTTCGGTGGTATACCCGCCACGGGGGCGATCGCACGCACGGCCACGAACATCAAGAACGGTGGGCGCACGCCGGTGGCAGGCATGGTACACGCCGGGGTGTTGCTGCTCATCATGCTCGTTGCGGGACGATGGGCCGCGCTCATTCCCATGTCCTGTCTGGCCGGCATCCTCGTCGTGGTGGCGTGGAACATGGCGGAGGTGCGGAGTTTCCGTGCCGTGTTCAAGACCAGTCGCCACGACATGGCCGTGCTGCTGGTCACCTTCTTCCTTACCGTGGTTGTCGATCTGGTCGTGGCGATCGAGATCGGGCTCGTGCTGGCCGCCTTCCTCTTCATGAAGCGCATGAGCGACAGCACGCGGCTCAAGGAACTCAGCACCGCTGATGCATCCGGGGAGAAATTGTTCGAGTCGGAGTTCGGCAAGGTCCCTCCGCATGTGGTCGTCTACGGGATCGACGGACCGCTGTTCTTCGGCGCGGCGCAGACCTTCACCGAGACGATAGGCAAGATCGGCGACCAACATCGTGTGCTGATCCTACGCATGCGGAATGTGCCGTTCATCGATGCGACAGGGCTGCACCGGCTCGAAGAGATCATCCACACCATGGAGCGGCGGAACGTGCGCGTGCTGTTGACGGATGTGGTGGAAGAGGTAGAGAACAGCCTGCGTGAAGCGGGTGTGCTCAAGGAGGGGATGCTCTTCGCGGATATGCGATCAGCCTTGGACGCGGCTCACCGGAACTCGTAG
- a CDS encoding T9SS type A sorting domain-containing protein codes for MTNFLPAIATAFLIGGAWDTIQGQTLSDNLIAHFPLDGSPDDTVQGLVPVSTSGSPGFCADRFGSPDSAACFDGSSFWTYGDVLDVDTSDFALTFWMRPDSVPMEWLISPGFTSNGTQPVCKGTTIFATPTHSGYTLQLKQLVADSYLLDWVTGGQNDDVHLAQSPIPIGGWMHVAVMRCDTVISMHLDGEFAAINITPPNRNLNTNIYFTLGALNREPSGEPASEWFIGAVDDVRLHKGRCLSQAEIDTLAFDLDLTVGMATRTEEPAMRISPNPASEVVRIHFDRSVELIQSMEIFDAMGRKQALRASGLIMQGTGVSQMEIPVSDLPPGAYFVVVPTDTGHVYGRFIKD; via the coding sequence ATGACGAATTTTCTGCCTGCCATCGCCACGGCTTTCCTTATCGGAGGCGCGTGGGACACAATTCAAGGACAAACGCTCAGCGATAACCTGATCGCGCACTTCCCGCTGGACGGTTCGCCGGATGATACCGTTCAAGGACTTGTGCCGGTATCCACCTCCGGCTCACCCGGCTTTTGCGCCGACCGGTTCGGGAGTCCGGATAGCGCTGCCTGCTTCGATGGTTCCAGCTTCTGGACTTATGGCGATGTACTTGACGTGGATACCTCCGATTTCGCACTCACTTTCTGGATGCGGCCGGATTCAGTGCCCATGGAATGGCTGATCAGTCCCGGATTCACAAGCAATGGGACACAGCCTGTTTGCAAAGGGACAACGATATTCGCAACACCCACACACTCGGGCTACACGTTACAGCTCAAGCAACTGGTTGCGGATAGTTATCTGCTCGACTGGGTGACTGGCGGCCAGAACGACGATGTGCATCTGGCTCAAAGTCCTATCCCTATTGGCGGCTGGATGCATGTGGCAGTAATGCGCTGCGATACGGTGATCAGCATGCACTTGGACGGAGAGTTTGCGGCCATCAACATCACACCCCCCAATAGGAATCTGAATACGAACATCTACTTCACCCTTGGTGCATTGAATCGCGAGCCAAGCGGAGAGCCTGCTAGTGAATGGTTCATTGGGGCTGTGGACGATGTGAGGCTTCACAAAGGCCGTTGCCTCAGCCAGGCCGAGATCGATACGCTGGCGTTCGATCTGGACCTCACGGTCGGGATGGCGACTAGAACAGAAGAACCAGCAATGCGCATCAGCCCCAACCCGGCTTCGGAAGTGGTCCGCATCCATTTCGATCGTTCGGTCGAGCTCATTCAATCGATGGAGATTTTTGATGCGATGGGCAGGAAACAAGCGCTACGCGCATCTGGCCTGATCATGCAGGGCACCGGGGTGTCCCAGATGGAGATTCCAGTTTCCGATCTCCCTCCCGGTGCTTACTTCGTAGTGGTACCAACGGATACCGGGCACGTATATGGGCGGTTCATCAAGGATTAG
- a CDS encoding LytTR family transcriptional regulator translates to MKPSFPLLLRSSTGWVFITTVEILHIKAEDKYARLTCTDGSNLVLFHSLADLERRLACGKRIGELLFVRTHRSCIAAMHYAQAIPPKRGLLLADGTELPLGRGVRADLLRLMGAVHATARAVRAAVLLLVGNLLH, encoded by the coding sequence GTGAAACCCTCTTTCCCGCTTCTACTGAGATCCAGCACCGGCTGGGTCTTCATTACCACCGTGGAGATCCTGCACATCAAGGCCGAGGACAAGTATGCCCGGCTCACATGCACGGATGGGTCGAACCTGGTGCTCTTTCATTCGCTGGCCGATCTGGAGCGCAGACTGGCGTGCGGCAAGCGCATCGGTGAACTGCTCTTCGTTCGCACGCACCGCAGTTGCATCGCTGCCATGCACTACGCCCAAGCGATACCACCGAAGCGTGGGCTGCTGCTCGCGGATGGCACCGAGCTCCCCTTAGGCCGCGGGGTTCGTGCGGACCTGTTGCGGCTGATGGGGGCCGTTCACGCCACCGCGCGTGCAGTTCGCGCTGCGGTATTACTGCTTGTCGGAAACCTGCTCCACTGA
- a CDS encoding isoprenylcysteine carboxylmethyltransferase family protein, which yields MKKLRSTALFLFAFYGLPLLAKPELLMAWPVLTLAFFCTVLFVTQPALSVQESKEHRATDGWTIWLIVGVSGVGQIASLVEWAYFRGAPQALDARALCGVALLAGGTAFRLWAIRTLKNNFSATVRIKQDQQLVTSGPYRWLRHPSYTGAWLAMFGAALLMHSYIGLVLMGPGMMLVYMRRIALEERTLEAGFGEAYRSMKACTRRLVPCIW from the coding sequence ATGAAGAAGCTCCGTTCCACCGCTCTGTTCTTGTTTGCCTTCTATGGGCTCCCGCTTTTGGCGAAGCCCGAACTCCTGATGGCTTGGCCTGTGCTCACCCTGGCCTTCTTCTGCACGGTGCTCTTCGTCACACAACCGGCACTGAGCGTGCAGGAAAGCAAGGAACACCGAGCTACCGATGGTTGGACCATCTGGTTGATCGTGGGCGTGAGCGGGGTAGGGCAGATCGCGAGCCTGGTGGAATGGGCCTACTTCCGTGGAGCGCCGCAGGCACTGGATGCTCGGGCGCTCTGCGGGGTGGCTTTGCTCGCAGGTGGCACGGCGTTCAGGCTTTGGGCCATACGCACGCTCAAGAACAACTTTTCCGCCACGGTGCGGATCAAGCAAGACCAACAACTCGTGACTTCCGGGCCATATCGCTGGCTGCGCCACCCCAGCTACACGGGTGCATGGTTGGCTATGTTCGGTGCCGCGTTGCTCATGCACAGCTACATTGGTCTTGTATTGATGGGACCGGGCATGATGCTGGTGTACATGCGCCGGATCGCGTTGGAGGAACGAACATTGGAAGCCGGCTTTGGGGAAGCGTACCGGAGCATGAAGGCATGCACGCGCCGTTTGGTGCCTTGCATCTGGTAA
- a CDS encoding c-type cytochrome, which produces MVATFTADSLWAGMDTTLIDHIGGEREELVRYGRELIRNTSFYLGPSGIVAEQTNGMNCQNCHLDAGTRPWGNNYSAVWSTYPKFRKRSGSTETVVKRINDCFERSLNGSALDSSSREMRALVTYMEWLGTGIDKGKKPKGSGLAELPFLDRAADPVKGAAIYTTKCESCHQKDGGGLLAASRSTYQYPPLWGEHSYNIGAGLFRLSRFAGYVKNNMPQGVTWENPQLTDEEAWDVAAYVNSRQRPSRDLSTDWPNIAGKPVDHPFGPYADSIPEVQHKFGPFGPIAAIKATGNTKK; this is translated from the coding sequence ATGGTCGCGACCTTCACCGCGGACAGCCTCTGGGCAGGTATGGATACGACGTTGATCGACCACATCGGTGGTGAGCGGGAAGAGCTGGTGCGCTATGGCCGCGAGCTGATCCGCAACACATCGTTCTATCTGGGCCCGAGCGGCATCGTGGCGGAGCAGACCAACGGGATGAACTGCCAGAACTGCCACTTGGATGCCGGCACACGGCCGTGGGGCAACAACTACAGCGCTGTGTGGAGCACCTATCCGAAATTCCGTAAGCGAAGCGGTAGCACCGAGACCGTGGTGAAACGCATCAACGACTGTTTCGAGCGAAGCCTGAACGGTAGCGCCTTGGACAGCAGCAGCCGAGAGATGCGTGCGCTGGTGACGTACATGGAGTGGCTGGGCACCGGCATCGACAAAGGCAAGAAACCGAAAGGCTCCGGCCTGGCCGAGTTGCCCTTCCTTGATCGCGCTGCTGACCCGGTGAAAGGCGCAGCCATCTACACAACGAAGTGCGAGAGCTGCCACCAGAAAGACGGTGGAGGGTTGCTGGCCGCTTCCCGCTCCACGTACCAATATCCGCCGCTGTGGGGCGAACACAGCTACAACATCGGAGCGGGCTTGTTCCGGTTGTCGCGCTTCGCCGGTTACGTGAAGAACAACATGCCGCAAGGAGTGACCTGGGAAAACCCGCAACTCACCGATGAAGAAGCGTGGGACGTTGCGGCCTACGTGAACTCGCGGCAGAGGCCGTCGCGCGACCTGTCCACGGATTGGCCGAACATTGCCGGCAAACCGGTGGACCATCCGTTCGGACCTTACGCGGATAGCATCCCTGAAGTGCAACACAAATTCGGGCCTTTCGGTCCGATCGCGGCGATCAAGGCCACGGGAAACACAAAGAAGTGA
- a CDS encoding CHAT domain-containing protein produces MIIKPRFPEHHTVPDERINGFAVMIDSLYRHDHQPELARQVSGALELLRSAASRPDAASQRALGLACMKIHSAIGLERGASVAHDFISIVAQQWDANWPQPDSVGMEFLATKAKGLAALGQFAEALSIYQDVLERAQSLQNWGRMGAHGRALAYAFLDAGQPDSAKAVFRRMITLHSAVTTLDTSLWVGSLLASIAADRDSSVARLDQAQILLAGVRDPQVIGMFYTLRGIRLAEGGRSTAGATCFKQAIFSIDTVAEKSTSQAEVFAIYLHNAALAYRNLGDLEHARSYGTKAVATNEALTLCDDPIVARNALDRLAGNLEILPLADSCNVRYGNGAARQMSVLALRRARVPLDSASVSKTYANLAAEYFHWDSLGVDSVLKYANLYLEWPYRSEVLAALQLKAFSLAIKGRDVESLTLLQQACATQCANPHFNWDSLELSTFPLTIKDIERIGTYEEVLELLQRRNEQVRADRLLERLSAVQSRMIDSLFMVEGADLSKLIRSRELMTARLMRNAWPSADGTRHGKSADSVFAWMDDDKAMAFLRDRYLMQQTDRSELRVASNTAKEQREAMTVQGRGDTDPSILALSTVIDSIEALLAQDPARGEVPSHADMHLVHKLRGHLPRSTAILSYRISKNDVFMACLTHDTVLLDRFARDPEFNRALSTLANGRTGIDSLPLLNEAARVSLRRLLPSAFLRPGMSELVVLPSGDLSYIPLEMLPLDANGKTLLDDHSVRYALSATALIGSPVASSAEEQEVLAFAPRYAQQGSTSDGKARSSNILMATEQRGSSGPLIHNNEEVSYIANRVVTTTYTENDADEEAFKSSLDRSGVLHLAMHAYSSSEPARSGLVFKTPDSMEGGTRGLAGTMGEDGVFHAYELLTRHLNAELIVLSACETGHGAHQSGEGVRSLARSFMLAGARNTISSLWKVDDLATKEIMVKFYEKLAEGMGKADALAEAKRWYRREHPDAPPSKWAAFILIGDNEPVKLKKRSPVRPWMWGGAVVVLAAAIAARRRRRSKLAA; encoded by the coding sequence TTGATCATCAAGCCGCGCTTCCCCGAGCATCATACTGTTCCCGACGAACGGATCAACGGCTTCGCTGTGATGATCGATTCGCTGTACCGCCATGATCATCAACCGGAGTTGGCGAGACAGGTGTCTGGTGCCCTTGAGCTTTTGAGAAGTGCGGCGTCCAGGCCGGATGCGGCCAGCCAACGGGCGTTGGGGTTGGCCTGTATGAAGATCCACAGCGCCATCGGTCTGGAACGCGGTGCGTCGGTAGCGCATGATTTCATAAGCATCGTTGCCCAACAGTGGGATGCCAATTGGCCGCAGCCGGACTCCGTTGGAATGGAATTTCTGGCCACGAAGGCTAAGGGCCTTGCCGCACTAGGGCAGTTCGCCGAAGCCCTCTCCATCTATCAGGACGTATTGGAACGCGCGCAAAGTCTTCAGAACTGGGGACGAATGGGTGCCCACGGTCGAGCTTTAGCCTATGCCTTCCTGGACGCTGGTCAGCCGGACAGCGCGAAGGCCGTATTCCGTCGGATGATCACTTTGCACAGTGCGGTGACCACGCTTGATACCAGTTTGTGGGTGGGGAGCCTTCTGGCCTCGATCGCCGCAGATCGGGACAGCTCAGTGGCCCGGTTGGATCAAGCACAGATTCTGCTCGCAGGGGTTCGTGATCCGCAAGTCATTGGCATGTTTTATACCTTGAGAGGTATACGGCTTGCGGAAGGTGGTCGTTCGACCGCAGGGGCTACATGCTTTAAGCAAGCGATCTTTTCCATCGACACGGTCGCGGAGAAATCCACTTCACAGGCAGAGGTCTTTGCCATCTACCTGCACAACGCCGCTCTTGCTTATCGAAATCTCGGTGACTTGGAACACGCCAGATCCTATGGCACGAAAGCCGTGGCGACGAACGAGGCGCTCACCCTTTGCGATGATCCAATTGTTGCGCGGAATGCGCTCGATCGTTTGGCGGGCAACTTGGAAATATTGCCGCTTGCAGACAGCTGCAACGTCCGTTATGGCAATGGTGCAGCGAGGCAGATGAGTGTTCTCGCCTTGCGCCGGGCCCGCGTTCCGCTGGACTCCGCTTCGGTTTCCAAGACATACGCCAACCTGGCTGCAGAGTATTTCCATTGGGATTCACTGGGTGTTGATTCCGTGCTGAAATACGCCAACCTTTACTTGGAGTGGCCCTATCGATCAGAGGTGCTTGCGGCTTTGCAACTCAAAGCGTTCAGCTTGGCGATCAAGGGACGCGATGTCGAGTCTCTCACGCTCCTTCAACAGGCGTGTGCCACCCAATGCGCCAACCCGCACTTCAATTGGGATTCGCTTGAGCTTTCCACCTTTCCATTGACGATCAAAGATATTGAGCGCATCGGCACCTACGAAGAGGTCTTGGAACTACTTCAACGAAGGAACGAACAGGTTCGCGCTGACCGGCTGTTGGAGCGCTTGTCCGCGGTCCAATCGCGCATGATCGACAGCCTGTTCATGGTAGAAGGCGCTGACCTCTCAAAGCTCATTCGATCGCGAGAACTGATGACGGCGCGGTTGATGCGCAATGCCTGGCCATCCGCAGACGGGACACGGCATGGGAAATCGGCGGACAGCGTGTTCGCATGGATGGACGATGATAAGGCAATGGCTTTCCTCCGCGACCGCTATTTGATGCAACAAACCGACCGGAGCGAACTGCGCGTAGCGAGCAATACCGCGAAGGAACAGCGCGAGGCAATGACGGTGCAAGGCCGTGGCGATACTGATCCCAGCATACTGGCACTTTCAACGGTCATCGATTCCATCGAGGCGCTCTTGGCGCAGGATCCGGCAAGAGGTGAAGTACCCTCCCACGCGGACATGCACTTGGTGCATAAGCTCCGTGGGCACCTGCCCCGATCAACGGCGATCCTATCCTACCGCATCAGCAAGAATGATGTGTTCATGGCTTGCCTTACCCATGACACGGTGCTGTTGGACCGGTTCGCTAGAGACCCCGAATTCAACCGCGCATTGAGCACATTGGCGAACGGACGAACGGGTATCGATTCTCTGCCCCTGCTGAACGAAGCTGCACGGGTATCTTTGCGAAGGCTTTTGCCGAGCGCATTTCTCCGTCCCGGAATGAGTGAATTGGTGGTGCTGCCCTCGGGCGACCTGAGCTACATTCCATTGGAGATGCTCCCGTTGGATGCGAACGGCAAGACGCTCCTTGATGACCACAGCGTCCGATACGCACTATCCGCGACCGCGTTGATCGGATCACCCGTTGCTTCATCGGCGGAAGAACAGGAGGTACTCGCCTTCGCTCCACGATACGCTCAACAAGGATCAACCTCCGACGGTAAGGCACGTTCTAGCAACATCCTGATGGCCACTGAACAGCGCGGCTCCTCAGGTCCACTGATCCACAACAATGAGGAAGTGAGTTACATAGCGAACCGGGTGGTGACCACCACCTACACTGAGAACGACGCGGATGAAGAGGCATTCAAATCCTCCTTGGATCGCAGTGGGGTTCTCCATTTAGCGATGCACGCATACTCCAGTTCCGAACCTGCTCGATCGGGTCTGGTGTTCAAAACTCCGGACAGCATGGAAGGAGGGACACGAGGACTTGCCGGGACGATGGGGGAGGACGGTGTGTTCCATGCCTATGAGTTGCTTACCCGTCATCTGAACGCAGAACTTATTGTCCTGAGCGCTTGTGAAACCGGCCATGGCGCACACCAGTCAGGCGAAGGTGTTCGATCACTCGCACGCAGCTTCATGCTGGCCGGTGCACGCAATACCATATCCTCTCTATGGAAAGTCGACGACCTGGCCACCAAGGAGATCATGGTGAAGTTCTACGAGAAGCTGGCCGAGGGCATGGGCAAGGCCGATGCCCTGGCCGAGGCGAAGCGGTGGTACCGTCGTGAGCATCCCGATGCGCCACCGAGCAAATGGGCGGCGTTCATATTGATCGGGGATAATGAGCCGGTGAAGTTGAAGAAGCGCAGCCCGGTGCGGCCGTGGATGTGGGGCGGGGCCGTGGTTGTGCTCGCCGCCGCGATCGCCGCGCGCCGTAGGAGAAGATCGAAGTTGGCGGCGTAG